From the genome of Lentilactobacillus buchneri, one region includes:
- a CDS encoding amidase family protein gives MTETHLSSYSATELSELIRQGKLDRVALVQELIDTVEQNNPKLNAVTTLWGDRAKKMASQFNDTGQPFAGVPILLKGLGQSFKGEPDTGSSMLLKDYKSNITNNFVQAFLKAGLIPVGETNAPEFGFKNVTDSRLYGDAHNPWNTDYQPGGSSGGSAAAVGADWLPIAGGNDGGGSIRIPSSFSGTIGLKPTRGRVPTGPGEWRGWQGASINFAITRDMNDTARLLDAISTVQMAAPFQVPLPAASFTETLNSLPKTLTIAYSTESPVGTPVSDEAKQAVMDAVQFLTDEGYDLIPADAPIDGVGLMKSYYLMNAGETATMFANMHLKDDVIKENVEPLTWALGYAGRAVTAVQYSQALTFWDNIVSDMDAFQQEFDLYLTPTTAHQAPRIDQPLVSAENLTKMKHIEELNPEEQMQLIWDQWLPALTLSPFTQLANISGQPAISLPTYVGENGLPLGIQFMARKGREDLLLQMGKFFEDNQKFHLLKD, from the coding sequence ATGACAGAAACACATTTATCCAGTTACTCGGCAACTGAATTATCAGAATTAATCCGCCAAGGGAAGTTGGATCGGGTAGCACTGGTCCAGGAACTAATCGATACCGTGGAGCAGAACAATCCAAAGCTCAACGCAGTCACTACCTTATGGGGCGATCGCGCTAAAAAGATGGCCAGTCAATTTAACGATACCGGCCAACCATTTGCCGGGGTGCCCATTTTATTAAAGGGCCTTGGCCAATCCTTCAAGGGTGAACCTGATACCGGCAGCTCAATGCTGCTCAAGGATTACAAGTCAAACATTACCAACAACTTCGTTCAAGCTTTCTTGAAGGCCGGCCTCATCCCAGTCGGTGAAACCAATGCGCCAGAATTTGGGTTCAAGAACGTCACCGACTCAAGATTATATGGTGATGCTCACAACCCGTGGAATACCGATTATCAACCCGGCGGCTCCTCAGGTGGTTCGGCAGCTGCAGTCGGCGCTGATTGGCTGCCAATCGCTGGTGGAAATGATGGCGGCGGTTCAATTCGAATCCCATCATCATTCTCCGGCACCATTGGCCTCAAGCCAACTCGTGGCCGGGTACCAACCGGCCCAGGCGAGTGGCGGGGTTGGCAAGGCGCATCAATCAACTTTGCGATTACCCGGGATATGAATGACACCGCCCGCTTACTGGATGCCATATCGACTGTCCAGATGGCCGCCCCATTCCAAGTTCCACTTCCAGCAGCCTCTTTCACTGAAACCTTGAACAGCCTGCCCAAGACTTTGACAATTGCTTATTCCACAGAATCGCCAGTTGGGACGCCGGTTTCCGACGAGGCCAAACAAGCGGTTATGGATGCCGTTCAGTTTTTGACAGATGAAGGATACGATTTGATTCCGGCAGACGCGCCCATCGACGGTGTCGGGTTAATGAAAAGCTACTATTTGATGAACGCTGGTGAAACAGCAACGATGTTTGCCAACATGCACCTCAAAGATGACGTCATTAAGGAAAACGTTGAACCGTTGACCTGGGCGCTCGGTTATGCCGGGCGAGCAGTGACGGCCGTTCAGTACAGTCAAGCACTGACTTTTTGGGATAATATCGTCAGTGATATGGATGCCTTCCAGCAGGAATTTGACCTTTACCTAACGCCAACAACTGCCCATCAAGCACCCCGAATCGATCAACCATTAGTCTCAGCTGAGAATTTAACTAAAATGAAGCACATTGAAGAATTAAATCCAGAAGAACAAATGCAGTTGATTTGGGACCAATGGCTGCCTGCCCTGACCTTGTCGCCGTTCACTCAGCTGGCGAATATCAGCGGCCAACCAGCCATCAGCCTGCCAACCTATGTCGGAGAAAATGGTCTACCGCTGGGAATTCAATTCATGGCCAGAAAAGGTCGTGAAGATCTACTCCTACAGATGGGCAAATTCTTCGAGGATAATCAAAAATTTCATTTACTTAAGGACTAA
- a CDS encoding RluA family pseudouridine synthase: MKDIQWCFNETVPEAMNGRPLKALLSNYWQLPKHLVYSIRHAERVLVDGHYQPVNFPVKAGSQVQLTFVPADFARPFPNVTADSAATVAILYEDQNLVVMDKRRGDKTHPNQPGEVGATINHLAAYLATEKTVPYMIHRLDQETSGAIIFGKNPVVVPILVANIANKQIKRTYLAWVEGTDLPDEGTINLPIGRDPDDKRKRKINGPHAAPALTRYRVLRKQSGYALVQISLETGRTHQIRVHFAALGHPLVGDPLYNSSNGSPFLMLHSWKVDLLMPFTKQRKLIEAPIPDHFIKFEQELSRH, from the coding sequence ATGAAAGATATTCAGTGGTGTTTTAATGAGACTGTACCGGAAGCCATGAACGGCCGTCCCTTAAAGGCGCTTTTAAGTAATTATTGGCAGCTGCCCAAGCATCTGGTTTACAGTATTCGCCATGCCGAACGAGTGCTGGTAGACGGCCATTATCAGCCGGTAAATTTCCCGGTTAAAGCCGGCAGCCAAGTCCAGCTGACTTTTGTGCCGGCTGATTTTGCCAGACCATTTCCAAATGTCACGGCTGATTCAGCGGCCACGGTCGCGATTCTCTATGAAGATCAAAATTTAGTCGTCATGGATAAGCGGCGCGGTGATAAAACCCATCCCAACCAACCTGGTGAAGTTGGGGCGACGATTAACCATTTGGCGGCTTATTTGGCAACCGAAAAGACCGTTCCCTACATGATTCACCGATTAGATCAGGAGACCAGTGGGGCGATTATTTTCGGCAAAAATCCGGTGGTCGTGCCAATTTTGGTGGCCAACATCGCCAACAAACAAATTAAGCGGACTTATTTGGCCTGGGTTGAGGGAACCGACTTACCTGATGAAGGCACAATCAATCTGCCAATCGGCCGTGACCCAGATGACAAACGTAAACGAAAAATCAATGGGCCTCACGCGGCTCCTGCGTTAACGCGTTATCGCGTACTGCGCAAACAGTCCGGGTACGCACTCGTCCAGATTTCGCTGGAAACCGGGAGAACTCATCAGATCCGGGTTCATTTTGCCGCGCTTGGTCACCCTTTAGTTGGGGATCCGCTGTATAATTCAAGTAATGGTAGCCCTTTCTTGATGCTGCATTCTTGGAAGGTTGATTTATTAATGCCATTCACTAAACAACGAAAATTAATTGAGGCACCCATTCCGGATCATTTTATCAAGTTTGAGCAAGAATTATCCCGTCATTAA
- a CDS encoding universal stress protein, with translation MQQQKYENVLVPVDGSKATEKVLNRAIEVARDNDAHLDILNILEVNQFNQTYGSAVSGDVVFKLTENTDDQLKKYQKKAEDAGVKSVDIHIRFGNPKPIIAREFPKDHNNDVIVIGSTGLSAVERLIIGSVTSYVTRTAKCDVLIVRPKDKVTPNK, from the coding sequence ATGCAACAGCAAAAATATGAAAATGTCTTGGTACCGGTAGATGGCTCAAAAGCAACCGAAAAAGTGCTGAATCGAGCAATTGAGGTAGCTCGGGACAACGATGCCCATTTGGATATCTTAAACATTTTGGAAGTAAACCAATTTAACCAAACTTATGGAAGTGCTGTAAGTGGGGACGTTGTTTTCAAGTTAACTGAAAATACGGACGATCAGCTAAAGAAATATCAAAAGAAGGCTGAGGACGCCGGCGTCAAAAGCGTCGACATCCACATCCGATTTGGCAACCCGAAACCAATCATTGCACGTGAATTTCCTAAAGACCACAACAACGATGTTATCGTGATCGGCTCCACCGGCCTAAGCGCCGTTGAGCGGTTGATTATCGGCTCGGTTACCAGTTATGTGACCCGAACCGCTAAATGCGATGTTTTGATCGTTCGACCAAAAGACAAAGTAACACCAAACAAATAA
- a CDS encoding lipoate--protein ligase, whose protein sequence is MYYYVMKSNDIRRNLATEQYLMNEIKFDEPLLLFYIEGPCIIVGRNQNTLEEINKKYVDEHGIVVTRRLSGGGAVYQDLGNLCFSFVVDSDSEEFGDFKSFVQPIVDALHDMGAKSVEVSGRNDILVDGKKFSGNAMYTKGGKTFSHGTLMLDVDLSVIPKALDVPEDKIKSKGIKSVSSRVTNLKPYLSPKYQDLTTPEFRDRLLKELFHVDDLDQIKDKEYHLTDDDQKGIDKIFDDYYNNWDWVYGNSPEFTVKKRQHFTNGTIDARLQVDDGKVSNVKFFGDYFGPQDSTEVADKLKGVRFERKDFEDALKDVDLNQYFTGISRDDFFDMLF, encoded by the coding sequence ATGTACTATTATGTCATGAAATCCAATGATATCAGGCGCAATTTGGCTACTGAACAGTATTTGATGAACGAGATAAAATTTGATGAACCGTTACTTTTATTCTACATTGAAGGACCATGTATCATCGTTGGCCGTAATCAAAACACTCTTGAAGAAATTAATAAAAAATATGTTGATGAACACGGAATTGTTGTTACCCGTCGTCTTTCCGGCGGTGGGGCTGTCTACCAAGATTTAGGCAACCTTTGCTTCAGCTTCGTGGTTGACAGTGACAGTGAAGAGTTTGGTGACTTCAAGTCATTCGTTCAACCAATCGTTGACGCGCTTCACGACATGGGCGCTAAGTCCGTTGAAGTTAGTGGCCGTAACGACATTTTGGTTGACGGCAAGAAATTCTCCGGCAATGCAATGTACACCAAGGGCGGCAAGACGTTCTCCCACGGTACATTGATGCTGGATGTTGATTTGTCAGTCATTCCAAAGGCTTTGGACGTTCCTGAAGACAAGATCAAGTCAAAGGGAATCAAGTCAGTCAGCTCACGGGTTACCAACTTGAAACCATACTTGTCACCGAAGTATCAAGACTTAACCACTCCTGAATTCCGTGATCGTTTACTGAAAGAGTTGTTCCACGTGGATGACCTCGACCAGATCAAGGACAAGGAATATCATTTAACCGATGACGATCAAAAGGGCATCGATAAGATTTTTGATGATTACTACAACAACTGGGATTGGGTATATGGCAATTCACCAGAATTCACCGTTAAGAAGCGTCAACACTTCACTAACGGAACCATTGATGCCCGTCTGCAAGTTGATGACGGCAAGGTATCCAACGTTAAATTCTTTGGGGATTACTTTGGCCCACAAGATTCAACTGAAGTTGCCGACAAATTAAAGGGTGTTCGTTTCGAACGTAAAGACTTCGAAGATGCCTTGAAAGACGTTGATTTGAACCAGTACTTCACCGGAATTTCTCGTGATGATTTCTTTGATATGCTTTTCTAA
- a CDS encoding NADP-dependent oxidoreductase has protein sequence MTNQMNAVVINDYGDRDQLTETKMPIPNINDDQLLVKVVSIGVNPIDWKTRKGLRKARYPFDFPIILGQEMAGVVSKIGAKVTGFKVGDAVIGYGTPSNRGTYAEFYAIDADQAAHKPITVSFQEAAGLGLAGTTAWQALFDAGHLKVGQTVLILAGSGGVGSMAIQLAKHIGAHVITTTSAANDNYVRGLGADKVIDYKTQDFAKVSPEVDLVFDTLGGQNQLDAFKVVKPGGRIISIVETTDQAEELSQKYGVSFEKINAHPDKDVITTLSNKLGAGKLKVSIATQLKFNAENVREMHKLSETGHIVGKLILNV, from the coding sequence ATGACAAATCAAATGAACGCCGTCGTGATTAACGATTACGGCGATCGAGATCAACTAACTGAAACCAAAATGCCAATTCCTAACATTAATGATGATCAACTCTTAGTAAAAGTTGTCAGTATCGGGGTCAATCCGATTGACTGGAAAACTCGTAAAGGCCTGAGGAAAGCACGCTACCCATTTGATTTTCCCATTATTTTGGGACAAGAAATGGCTGGTGTCGTCTCAAAAATCGGTGCCAAGGTGACGGGTTTCAAAGTCGGTGATGCCGTGATCGGCTATGGTACGCCCAGCAACCGCGGAACCTATGCGGAGTTTTATGCGATTGACGCGGATCAAGCCGCCCACAAACCGATTACCGTCTCCTTTCAAGAAGCTGCTGGGCTGGGACTTGCCGGCACAACTGCTTGGCAGGCTTTATTTGATGCCGGGCACCTCAAAGTTGGCCAAACTGTCTTAATACTGGCCGGCTCAGGCGGTGTCGGTTCCATGGCAATTCAACTCGCCAAACACATCGGCGCTCACGTCATCACGACCACGAGCGCTGCCAACGACAATTATGTTAGAGGACTTGGCGCTGATAAAGTCATTGATTACAAAACACAGGATTTTGCCAAAGTCTCACCAGAAGTTGATTTAGTCTTTGACACATTAGGCGGTCAAAACCAACTAGATGCTTTCAAAGTCGTCAAGCCTGGTGGGCGCATCATTTCGATTGTTGAAACCACTGATCAGGCAGAAGAACTCAGTCAAAAATATGGTGTGTCATTTGAAAAAATCAACGCCCATCCCGATAAAGACGTGATCACCACTCTAAGCAATAAGCTCGGCGCCGGCAAACTCAAAGTATCGATTGCGACTCAGCTCAAGTTCAATGCCGAGAATGTCCGCGAAATGCATAAACTCAGTGAAACAGGGCATATAGTTGGAAAATTAATCTTGAATGTTTAG
- a CDS encoding iron-sulfur cluster biosynthesis family protein, with amino-acid sequence MKLTITDAALTQLKKVFPANSKLLLSFDDGVGPFSKVGVCSLDTSYDVIAVDQDAKVPDYDAKLSANTGDWYFKGYSKIYLDEDMKLDYKNNQVVLSGESGIMDSNIELKDLTKQSLE; translated from the coding sequence ATGAAATTAACAATTACAGATGCAGCATTAACACAACTCAAGAAAGTCTTTCCTGCCAATAGCAAGCTGTTGCTCAGCTTTGACGATGGCGTCGGGCCATTCTCGAAAGTTGGCGTTTGCTCGTTGGACACCAGCTATGACGTGATTGCCGTTGACCAGGACGCCAAGGTACCGGATTATGACGCAAAATTATCAGCCAATACCGGCGACTGGTACTTCAAGGGTTACAGCAAGATTTACCTCGATGAAGATATGAAACTCGACTACAAGAACAATCAAGTTGTTTTGAGTGGTGAGAGTGGGATTATGGATAGTAATATTGAATTGAAGGATCTAACAAAGCAGAGTTTGGAATAA
- a CDS encoding TMEM175 family protein, which translates to MKKNRLEAFTDAIVPIIMTVLVLELNPPEKLSWHGFWGIREELMSYAISFFLLAIVWGNHHHMFLLVKSIDGFVIWSNTVLLFFLSFVPFTTAIVDNDPNSLFGSQLYTLLFICINLSWNLLRVSLVRANKSVKPLVASLKRDPKSIYTLVAFIAVFLISFYWHEFGMIGTFIVMLLWVMPYRKIEDAAKRI; encoded by the coding sequence TTGAAAAAGAATCGGCTGGAAGCATTCACTGACGCCATTGTCCCGATTATCATGACCGTTCTGGTCTTGGAATTAAATCCACCAGAAAAGCTCAGCTGGCATGGATTCTGGGGAATTCGCGAAGAGCTGATGTCCTATGCGATTTCATTCTTCTTACTGGCAATCGTTTGGGGGAACCATCATCACATGTTCTTACTGGTCAAATCAATTGACGGCTTTGTGATCTGGTCAAACACCGTTTTACTATTTTTCTTATCGTTTGTGCCGTTTACGACTGCAATTGTTGACAATGATCCCAACAGCCTGTTTGGCTCCCAACTTTACACGCTGTTATTCATCTGTATTAATCTTTCGTGGAACCTGCTGCGAGTGAGTTTGGTGCGGGCCAACAAGTCAGTCAAGCCGCTGGTCGCATCGCTTAAACGAGATCCAAAAAGTATTTACACGCTGGTCGCATTCATCGCGGTCTTTCTCATCTCATTTTACTGGCACGAGTTTGGGATGATCGGGACATTTATCGTCATGTTGCTTTGGGTGATGCCTTATCGGAAGATTGAGGATGCCGCTAAGCGGATTTGA
- a CDS encoding APC family permease: MSLLARIFRREQLDRYLETDKKFIKTMSAFDLIALGIGAVIGTGIFILPGTVAATKAGPGIIISFIVAAIVCSTAAMCYAEFASALPVAGSAYSYGNLVFGEIIGWILGWALILEYVLAVAAVSSAWGAYFQSFLAGFHIGFPKAISGPFVPSQGTYGNLIAIIIVVLISWMLNQGMRSSVRLNNIIVVVKIGIILLFIVVGLFYIKPSNWHPFLPFGWHSAHGGVLGGAAAVFFAYLGFDAVSSSAAEVKNPKKNMPIGIIGTLIVATILYVGVSIVLTGMVSYTKLNVSDPVAFALQFVHLNWVAGIISLGALAGMFTMMVTMIYSSSRLIYSIGRDGLLPKFLGKLDKKGSPRNSMITITIIIAFMGGFVPLEQLTNLVNIGTLIAFLFVSFGIIPLRRNKEIQNHHGYQVPWYPVLPIVSGLLCMLMLSQLQAETWIASGIWFAFGLVLYFSYGIRHSQLGKSN; the protein is encoded by the coding sequence ATGTCATTATTAGCTCGTATTTTTCGCCGAGAGCAATTAGATCGTTATCTTGAGACTGACAAGAAATTCATTAAGACTATGTCAGCCTTTGATCTGATTGCCCTGGGGATTGGTGCCGTGATTGGTACTGGTATTTTTATTCTTCCCGGGACGGTTGCCGCAACCAAAGCCGGTCCTGGTATTATTATTTCATTCATCGTTGCTGCAATTGTCTGTTCAACTGCCGCCATGTGTTACGCAGAATTTGCTTCGGCCCTGCCGGTTGCCGGAAGTGCCTATTCTTACGGGAATCTGGTCTTTGGTGAAATCATTGGCTGGATCCTCGGCTGGGCGTTAATTCTGGAGTATGTCTTAGCCGTAGCTGCGGTTTCCAGTGCTTGGGGCGCCTACTTCCAGTCGTTTTTGGCAGGCTTTCACATCGGCTTTCCAAAAGCGATCTCCGGGCCGTTCGTCCCAAGTCAGGGGACGTATGGGAATCTGATTGCCATCATCATTGTGGTGCTGATTTCGTGGATGTTGAACCAAGGGATGCGTTCATCGGTTCGGCTCAACAACATCATCGTGGTTGTTAAAATTGGTATTATCCTGTTATTCATCGTAGTTGGCCTATTCTACATTAAGCCATCAAATTGGCATCCATTTTTACCATTTGGCTGGCATAGTGCCCACGGTGGTGTGCTTGGCGGAGCCGCTGCCGTCTTCTTTGCCTACCTTGGTTTTGACGCGGTTTCCAGTTCCGCAGCTGAAGTGAAGAACCCTAAGAAGAACATGCCGATTGGAATTATTGGGACATTGATTGTTGCAACGATCCTTTATGTCGGGGTGTCAATCGTTTTGACCGGGATGGTTTCTTACACCAAGTTAAACGTTTCTGATCCGGTTGCTTTTGCCTTGCAATTTGTTCATTTGAACTGGGTTGCCGGGATTATTTCCCTTGGTGCCCTAGCTGGAATGTTCACCATGATGGTCACGATGATCTACAGTTCATCACGGTTGATTTATTCCATCGGCCGCGATGGTCTCCTGCCAAAATTCCTGGGCAAGCTTGATAAAAAGGGCAGTCCCAGAAATAGTATGATTACCATTACAATCATCATTGCCTTCATGGGCGGTTTCGTGCCGCTGGAGCAACTAACCAACCTGGTTAACATTGGGACGTTGATTGCCTTTCTGTTCGTTTCATTTGGGATTATTCCATTACGACGGAACAAAGAAATTCAAAACCACCATGGCTACCAAGTGCCATGGTACCCAGTATTGCCAATCGTTTCCGGTCTGTTGTGCATGCTGATGCTGTCACAATTGCAGGCTGAGACGTGGATTGCTTCTGGCATCTGGTTCGCCTTTGGGCTGGTTCTTTACTTCAGTTATGGGATTCGTCATAGCCAACTGGGTAAAAGTAATTAA
- a CDS encoding MDR family MFS transporter produces the protein MPAKEMNLKWLIIGAMFSSVGMSFVWPLTSVYLHDRLGVSLTLIGVVLLFNSLASVLGSYLGGYLYDRKNPYHLLIGGVAATTLTLILLVFFHGWPAFGIILFFNGISGGWNVAVVNSIGTSIQSQDSRYVFNMLYFAQNLGIVIGTSLVGFIYSISVTLMFVVATALFVVFLLIVLVKFKPAANKSRKKVSDTEKTTWSSKNLPKPNAIMLFAFFLSLFIIWIMYQQWVSNLSVYMTGIGIPLRNYSFLWTINGGVIVISQIIINWISRYHENMIFEVFLGVFLMSMSFVVLIFAKTYPFFVLAMVTLTIGEATALPTIPALVNTLTPVEAKGRYQGLIQSWASAGRALGPLFGGLIIEMSSYTALFIIATSAVLLVLMGLIVLWNTLHRNLVMYR, from the coding sequence ATGCCCGCAAAAGAAATGAATTTAAAATGGCTGATCATTGGGGCCATGTTCAGTAGTGTCGGGATGAGCTTTGTCTGGCCGTTAACCAGTGTGTACCTGCACGATCGGCTTGGTGTTTCACTCACCCTGATCGGAGTTGTCCTGTTGTTTAACTCCCTTGCCAGTGTGCTTGGCAGTTACCTTGGCGGGTACCTATATGACCGCAAGAACCCCTATCATCTACTGATTGGTGGCGTTGCCGCAACCACGCTGACTTTGATTCTGCTGGTCTTTTTCCATGGTTGGCCGGCATTTGGAATCATCCTATTTTTCAACGGGATTTCCGGTGGCTGGAACGTGGCCGTGGTCAACTCCATTGGAACCAGTATTCAATCTCAAGATAGCCGCTATGTTTTTAACATGCTATACTTCGCCCAGAATTTGGGAATCGTTATCGGGACCTCTTTGGTCGGCTTCATCTACAGCATCAGTGTAACTTTGATGTTCGTTGTCGCCACGGCTTTGTTCGTCGTTTTCCTGCTCATCGTTCTGGTCAAATTCAAACCGGCTGCCAACAAATCACGTAAAAAAGTTTCCGACACCGAAAAGACCACTTGGAGCTCCAAAAATTTGCCAAAGCCCAATGCCATTATGCTGTTTGCTTTTTTCCTGTCATTATTCATTATTTGGATCATGTACCAGCAATGGGTCTCCAACCTGTCGGTCTATATGACCGGTATCGGCATCCCGCTGCGCAACTACAGCTTCCTGTGGACGATCAACGGTGGCGTGATTGTCATCAGTCAAATCATCATCAATTGGATTTCCCGCTACCATGAAAACATGATTTTTGAAGTCTTTCTCGGCGTTTTCTTGATGTCGATGTCGTTTGTCGTGCTGATTTTTGCCAAAACCTACCCCTTCTTCGTGCTGGCAATGGTCACTTTGACAATTGGCGAAGCGACTGCCCTGCCGACTATTCCAGCGTTGGTTAACACGCTGACCCCGGTTGAGGCCAAAGGACGTTACCAGGGACTGATTCAATCCTGGGCCTCCGCAGGCCGGGCGTTGGGGCCGCTGTTCGGTGGTTTGATAATTGAGATGTCTTCGTACACCGCCCTGTTTATCATCGCCACCAGCGCCGTTTTATTAGTCCTGATGGGGTTAATTGTCTTGTGGAACACCCTGCACCGAAATCTGGTCATGTATCGATGA
- a CDS encoding OsmC family protein, whose amino-acid sequence MAVDGSLYHTEVVNEHGLVGESFVRGNEGLALGVSSSLINSPGTNPEQFIGFALSTCFNATIGLVERGHNLKPDTVIHTAVDNLKDTTGYKFVVRCQILFHELDNEQAQQMVDEALDTCPVAKLLKANENVTFEVVDKFSF is encoded by the coding sequence ATGGCTGTTGACGGATCACTTTATCATACTGAAGTTGTTAATGAACATGGATTAGTTGGTGAAAGTTTCGTCCGGGGCAACGAAGGATTAGCTCTTGGCGTAAGCAGTTCATTGATTAACAGTCCAGGAACCAACCCTGAGCAATTTATCGGCTTTGCGTTGAGTACCTGCTTTAACGCAACCATCGGTTTAGTGGAGCGGGGACATAATCTCAAACCGGATACAGTTATTCATACTGCAGTCGATAACTTGAAGGATACTACCGGTTATAAATTTGTGGTGCGCTGTCAAATTCTGTTCCATGAATTAGATAACGAACAGGCACAACAAATGGTCGACGAAGCACTGGATACCTGCCCAGTTGCGAAATTACTTAAGGCTAATGAGAATGTTACTTTTGAAGTGGTTGACAAATTCAGCTTCTAA
- a CDS encoding C40 family peptidase, whose protein sequence is MSHSIIKSALKPLLLLAALFAFAVSAYTSANTASASSSDQSYSKVLKVAKKHLGASYVYGAVGPTHFDCSGFTKYVYKHSIQKSIPRTAQAQYNGTKKVSKSNIKKGDLVYFGGSKHSISHVGMYIGNGKMIDSQNRGVITEKVYSPWWHVVGFSRPATLSYDD, encoded by the coding sequence TTGTCACACAGTATTATTAAATCAGCTTTAAAACCATTATTGTTGCTCGCAGCCTTATTCGCATTCGCTGTATCTGCTTATACTTCAGCTAATACAGCCAGTGCAAGCTCTTCAGACCAATCATATTCAAAGGTCTTGAAGGTTGCCAAGAAACATCTCGGTGCCAGCTATGTTTACGGTGCAGTTGGTCCTACTCACTTTGATTGCTCAGGTTTCACCAAGTACGTTTATAAGCACTCAATTCAGAAGTCAATTCCAAGAACTGCCCAAGCACAATACAACGGTACCAAGAAAGTTTCAAAGAGCAACATCAAAAAAGGTGATTTAGTATACTTCGGCGGCAGCAAGCACAGCATCTCACACGTTGGTATGTACATTGGTAACGGTAAGATGATCGATTCACAAAACCGCGGTGTGATTACTGAAAAAGTTTACTCACCCTGGTGGCATGTGGTTGGCTTTTCACGCCCAGCTACTTTGAGTTACGATGACTAA
- a CDS encoding DUF5776 domain-containing protein, which produces MTLKFKKIAGLLMGALAAFTFATNASAAKTKIADVSQYQGSINWSKASKQLKFAIIRVQHGDTGDADFRIDTQKDINANGAYKYKVPFGQYGYAEFSSVADAKKEAKDFYKRSSSKARFYVLDNEHRKGKGSEQSYVNAWLAQMRKLTNKPLVYYSYQNYVNVHKINYSKFDGSWIANYSAKPNVSTDLWQYTSKGSLSGISGNVDLSKVVDSSTVNSWLKTSSADAAKPTYFTSLPSDKEVTASKNIYQYHDANFKTRVSKITAGKKLSVKSITRSNGGAYRFQLTNGNYITANKAYVTD; this is translated from the coding sequence ATGACATTGAAATTTAAAAAAATAGCCGGCCTATTAATGGGTGCCCTGGCAGCATTTACTTTTGCGACAAACGCATCAGCTGCCAAGACAAAAATTGCTGATGTTTCTCAGTATCAAGGAAGCATCAACTGGAGCAAAGCCTCCAAGCAATTAAAATTTGCGATCATCCGGGTCCAACACGGTGACACCGGCGATGCAGATTTCAGAATCGATACTCAAAAAGATATCAACGCTAACGGCGCATATAAATATAAAGTACCATTTGGTCAATATGGTTACGCAGAGTTCAGCAGCGTGGCCGATGCCAAAAAAGAAGCCAAGGACTTTTACAAGCGATCAAGTTCCAAAGCACGTTTCTACGTTTTGGACAACGAACATCGAAAAGGTAAGGGTTCGGAACAATCCTACGTCAACGCTTGGCTGGCACAGATGAGAAAGTTAACCAATAAGCCTTTGGTTTACTACTCATATCAAAACTACGTCAACGTTCACAAAATCAACTATTCCAAGTTTGATGGATCATGGATTGCAAATTATTCCGCTAAGCCAAACGTTTCAACCGACCTTTGGCAATACACTTCAAAGGGAAGCTTAAGCGGAATCAGCGGCAACGTTGATTTGAGCAAGGTCGTCGACAGCTCAACTGTTAATTCCTGGCTCAAGACTTCATCAGCCGATGCGGCTAAGCCAACCTACTTCACATCACTACCAAGTGATAAAGAAGTCACAGCTTCCAAAAACATCTATCAATATCACGATGCTAATTTCAAAACTCGGGTTTCAAAGATTACTGCTGGCAAGAAGCTTTCAGTTAAATCAATCACTCGTTCAAACGGCGGCGCTTATCGCTTCCAACTCACTAATGGAAATTACATCACAGCTAATAAAGCATACGTAACTGACTAA